The following nucleotide sequence is from Magnetospirillum sp. WYHS-4.
GGGCAGGGGTACCGGACGGCCCATCCAGCCCCAGAAGGCGAAAGAGGCGGCAGCCATGCAGGCAAACGCGACGACGAAAGCGGCGAGGCGGGGTGCGGGACGACTGCCCATGGTTCTACCCTCCGGAGCGACCTGACCGGCGAAGTATCACCTTTACCGTCCGCCCGCAAATGGAAAGGCCGCCGGAAACCGGCGGCCCTTGCCATCTTCCCCCGTTCGGGAACGGGTTACTTCTTCTTCTTGATGTCGAGCGCGGCCTTCTTGATCTCGTCCAGGCTTTCGGCGATGCGCTTGTTGATCGTCTCGCCGGCCTCGGCATTGGACTTGGCGACCAGCTCCGCCAGTTCCTTCATGTTCGCGAGCGCCTTCTCGTAGGCGGTCTTGACCAGGTCGGCCTGCTTGGCGGTGGCTTCCTGGGGGGTGCCGGAACCGGTCAGGGATTCGACGGCGGCGACCGTCTCGCCCAGGGTCTGCTGGAGGATTTCGGCTTGGCGCTTGGCGAAGGCCTGCATGCCCTCCAGAGCCACGCGGTTGGCTTGGGTGACGGCCTCCAGATTCTTTCGCTGGCTGTCGATCACGGCATTCATGTCGACGCCGGGCACCTGGTATTGCCCCGCCATCTTGGTGAATTCCTCGGTCATCTTGGCGGGATCGAACTCGGCCGCGAACTTGGTCATGTCGATTCCGAAGAAGGGGTTGCTAGCCTTGGCCATGTTTCGATCCTCCCGAAAGCACAATGCATGTTGCTGCAATGCAGCATAGGTCCAATATCCTCCAGATGGGGCCCCGAGTCAATGAAAAATGCTGCACTGCACAATGACCGGAAAAATTCAACCGGAAACCGGGCCCGACGCAGGGGTGCGAGGGCGCCCGCCAAGATTGCCGCAAAGGCCCGCCAAGGCCTCGCCCCGCCGGAGCGCCCGGTCGAGGACGGCCATGGTGCCGTTCAGGTCGGGGCTGTCGTCGCGCATCCAGGCGGCAAAGGCCGTAGCGTAGATGACAGCCAGTCCATGGACCCGTGCCAGTCCGCAAAGCCCTCCCGCCGACAGGCCGGCCGCTTCCAGCATCCAGGCCAGGGAAAGCCCGAAACGGGGCAACAGCAGCAGGGCGACCACGGGATCGAAGGGGGCGTCGCGCAGGATGGCGCCCAGGGCCTTCTTGTAAGGGGCGAGGGCGTCGAAGCGGCGCATCACCACGTCGAACAGGCGGTCGCGCGGGCTGTCGGCGGCGTCGGGGACGGTGGCCAGGACCTGACGATCGATGCGATCCAGGAAGGCCTTCAGGATGCCGGCCCGGTCGCCGAACAGGCTGTGGATCTCGGCTAGGCTGGTCTCGGCCTTGGCGGCCACGGTGGCGAGCCCCAGGGACTTCCAGCCTTGCTGGGCGGCCAGATCGAGGGTTGCGGCGATGATGTGGTCGGCGGGCGTGGCCTTGCGGGGCATGGCGGTATCCTTCCGGGTCGGAGACTTCGGGCAACCCTGTTGCCCCTACCCTATATCTAGGCTAGACCGCGTCAGGTTAAAGTCCTTTCGCACAGGCACGCCATGCCGCCGACCTCGCCTGCCGCCGCCATCGCCGATCTGCTTCGGGCCGCGCGATTCCATCCCTTGCTGGGAGCCGCCGAGGAACGCCGGCTGCTGATCCGGGCCGGAGCCGGCGATCGGGAGGCGGAACGGCGGCTTGTGCTGTCGCATCTGCGCTTCGTCATCCGCATCGCCCGGCGCTACCGCAATGCCGGTCTACCCCTGGCCGACTTGGTCCAGGAAGGGGTGGGCGGGCTGTTGAAGGCGGCGCGGCGCTACGATCCCGCCCAGGGGACCCGCTTCTCGACCTATGCCGCATGGTGGGTGCGCTCGGCGATCCAGGACCATGCCATCGAGTCTTGGTCCCTGGTGCGCATCGGCACCACCAACGCGCAGCGGGCGCTGTTCCTGCATCTTCGCCGTCTGGCCGGCGGGGCGGGGGAACTGAGCGACGAAATCGCCGCCGCCTTGGCCCGTCGCTTCGACACCACCGTCGCCGAGGTGCGCGCCCTGGCGAGGCGGGTGGCGCGTGCCGACCGGGCCTCCGAGGTCGAACTGGCGGCGGTCGCGGCCCCCGATCCGGGGCCCGAGGAGATGGCGGAGCGCGGCCAGATCAAGCGCCTGATCGAGAAGGGGCTGGCCCTGCTTTCGCCGCGCGAGCGCCTGGTCATCGAGCGACGCTACCTGGACGAGGCCAAGGCCACCTTCGAGGCCATCGGCCGCGAACTGGGCCTGTCCAAGGACCGCGCCCGGCAACTGGAAGCCAAGGCCCTGGCCACCCTCCGCGCGACGTTGGGGCCGGTGGTCGCCTAGATCGGCCAAGCCTCCGCCAGGCGACCGCCTAAGCGGACGGGGGCGATGCGGCGGGCCAGGCCGGTGGCGTCGTCGGTCTCGACATAGACGGCGCAGAAGGTCGCCTCGCCTTCCGCCGGTTCCAGGCGCTCCGTGGGCAGCTTCTTCGTGAAGCGGGCGGTGGCGGTCTTCTTCTGCATGCCGATCACGGAATCGTAGTCGCCGCACATGCCCAGGTCGGTGATATAGGCGGTTCCCCGCGCCATCACGTGGGCGTCCGCGGTGGGCACGTGGCTATGGGTGCCCGCCACCAAAGAGACGCGGCCATCCAGTACGTGGCCCATGGACATCTTCTCGCTGGTGGCTTCCGCATGCATGTCGACGAGAATGGCATCGACGCCCCGCTTCAGGGAATGTTCGGCCAGTACCCTTTCGACCGCCGCGAAGGGGTCGTCGATGGCGTCCATGAACAGCCGGCCCATGGGATTGATGACCAGAACCCGTCCCCCGTCGCGGGACGGAAAGACACCGAAACCTTTGCCGGGGGTGCCGGGTGGGTAGTTGATGGGGCGCAGCAGGCGGGGCTCGCCGTCGATGTAGTTCATGACCTCGCGCTTGTCCCAGACGTGGTTGCCGGTGGTCAGCACGTCCACGTCGGCGGCCAGAAGGACGGTCACCATGTCGGGGGTGATGCCGAAGCCGTGCGCCGCGTTCTCGGCGTTCACCGCCACGAAGTCGAGGTCGAGCTTGCGGCGCAGTTCGGGCACCCGCTCCAGGACCGCCTTGCGTCCGGTCTTGCCCATCACGTCGCCGCAGAACAGGATCTTCATGGCGTCTTTTCCAGCCCTTCCTCGGTCAGGACCCAATCGAGGGGCTGATCGTGCCTGTCGCAAGGCAGCCTGTCCACTCTTTGCCGTCCGTGACCAACCCCCACCGCGACCACCCTCCGGCGGGCCCTGAGGGCAGCCAGGGTGCGGTCGTAATAGCCCCCGCCCATGCCCAGGCGGAAGCCCAGGCCGTCGAA
It contains:
- a CDS encoding TetR family transcriptional regulator, with the protein product MPRKATPADHIIAATLDLAAQQGWKSLGLATVAAKAETSLAEIHSLFGDRAGILKAFLDRIDRQVLATVPDAADSPRDRLFDVVMRRFDALAPYKKALGAILRDAPFDPVVALLLLPRFGLSLAWMLEAAGLSAGGLCGLARVHGLAVIYATAFAAWMRDDSPDLNGTMAVLDRALRRGEALAGLCGNLGGRPRTPASGPVSG
- a CDS encoding YmdB family metallophosphoesterase encodes the protein MKILFCGDVMGKTGRKAVLERVPELRRKLDLDFVAVNAENAAHGFGITPDMVTVLLAADVDVLTTGNHVWDKREVMNYIDGEPRLLRPINYPPGTPGKGFGVFPSRDGGRVLVINPMGRLFMDAIDDPFAAVERVLAEHSLKRGVDAILVDMHAEATSEKMSMGHVLDGRVSLVAGTHSHVPTADAHVMARGTAYITDLGMCGDYDSVIGMQKKTATARFTKKLPTERLEPAEGEATFCAVYVETDDATGLARRIAPVRLGGRLAEAWPI
- a CDS encoding sigma-70 family RNA polymerase sigma factor, yielding MPPTSPAAAIADLLRAARFHPLLGAAEERRLLIRAGAGDREAERRLVLSHLRFVIRIARRYRNAGLPLADLVQEGVGGLLKAARRYDPAQGTRFSTYAAWWVRSAIQDHAIESWSLVRIGTTNAQRALFLHLRRLAGGAGELSDEIAAALARRFDTTVAEVRALARRVARADRASEVELAAVAAPDPGPEEMAERGQIKRLIEKGLALLSPRERLVIERRYLDEAKATFEAIGRELGLSKDRARQLEAKALATLRATLGPVVA
- a CDS encoding phasin family protein, which encodes MAKASNPFFGIDMTKFAAEFDPAKMTEEFTKMAGQYQVPGVDMNAVIDSQRKNLEAVTQANRVALEGMQAFAKRQAEILQQTLGETVAAVESLTGSGTPQEATAKQADLVKTAYEKALANMKELAELVAKSNAEAGETINKRIAESLDEIKKAALDIKKKK